Within the Catalinimonas niigatensis genome, the region GCATATTGAACATGTAGTTCTTTTCCATAAAACCGATTAGATCCACTTTATGGGGATCATCAAAGTTTGCAAGGACACCGTCAATTTCATGGTCAATGGCTCTTAAGATACTAATGGCTTCTGTGATTTTTAATGATGCTAAATCCTCAGGGAACGACTCCTTCATGTCAAAATAGGGTATCAAAGAAGCCAGACAGCTTGCCAGCAAAGGATGATTGTTAAAGCTGCGGATGCCTGGGACGGGTGTAATCTTGGCTCTCACTTCCATATTGCTGTAAAAAGTCCTTAAAATTTTGGCAGTCAAAAGCATGACGACAGTCTTATGGGGCAAGCCATCTTTCGGATAGTTGATGATGGTTGCTGGTTTGTTCCTTGGAATCAGAAAAATATCTCCTGTTTTAAAACGATGAGTCGCTTCTGCCTGTATAATTTTGGTCTCACCGGAAATGAACCATATCAGCATGTGCTGATCAAATACTATTTCTGATTTGAAAAATTTATCCTCGTAACAGGAAAGTTTGATTTCCGGGGTCAGGTATTTGGAAATATGATCCATTGATTTAAAACGATTAGATGATATAAGTTACTCATTAATGCTAAGAACTGACTCTTGACAATGTAAACATGGTAATTTCAGGAGGCATACCCACTCTTCCCGGATAGCCCATATAACCAAAGCCACGGTTTACATACAATTGTTGCTCTCCCTTTTGATACAATCCTGCCCACTGCTCATAAGCCCATTGCGCGGGAGAACACGATTTATCTCCAATGGTTAGACCCAATTGTAAACCATGCGTATGCCCGCTAAACATCATGTCAATATCTTTAAATTTACTGTTTACTTCTTTATCCCAATGGGTGGGGTCATGACTCAGAAGTAATTTTACGGCTGCATCATCCGTACCTTTCAGGGCTTTAGACAAGCTACCGTTGTTGTGAAAAATGGATTCCTTGGCCGAAATATTTTCTACTCCTAGGATGGCTAGTTTTTCACCTCCCAAACTAATCATACGATTTTCGTCTAACAGTAAATTATACCCTAATATTTTATGCGCTTGTTTGATATCATGTAGATTCCTTTGCCTGGCCTGAAGACTCGGAAACCTGAGATATACTCCATAATCATGATTACCTAGTGTACTGAATAGACCCATAGGGGCTTTTATTTTATCAAAAATTTGTATGAAGTCTTTTACTTTACTCGCTCTGTCATTCACCAGATCTCCTGTGAAAAATACCATATCGGGTTTCTCCTTCAGCAACATTTCTACTCCTCCTTTGACAGCAGTCTTACTGAAAAAAGACCCTGAGTGGATGTCTGAAATCTGGGCTATGGTCATACCTTCAAAGGCCTTGGGAAGATTCTTTAATACCAGGCGGATATGACGTATACGATAATCATGAGCACCGGATAGTATACCCCACGTCAATGCCGTGGCTGGAATGGAGGCAGCGATGACCGCGGTTTTCATCAAAAACTCAGAACGGGAGATCACTTTGCTATTACCGCTTACTACTTTCTCGCTTGGAAGAACACTTTCCCTTGACCAATGAAAAAGTCGGAATAGATCATCCATCAAGATGAATATGATGGAAAATAACTTGGAACCGTAAATGACAAAAAGGGCAGCTACCATGATGGTGCGTAGTCTACTGCCCAGGATGTCCGGATTGATAACATTGTAAGCCCATAAACCTGTTATAGTGATGATCGTAAGCCCCCAAAAAAGTGATTTAATCATGGTTCGGGTCTGAGGACTATTGTTTTGAAATACTACTTTTACCGCTTGCCATACATACAAATCTACCAGCAGTAATACGCAGGTGAGTATGGGGATGACTAATAATTTACTTGCAGTCATGCTATGGATATTTACTTTACTAACATTAGGTGAAGAGAAAAGGAAGGATCAATTACACCTTCCTTTTCTATGATCTGATCAAGCTTCATATATATGGCATCAGTTTGTCTGGAAACCTATCCCTATCATCTCTTCACTCAATGTCCATAGTCGTTTTGCATTGGCCTCATCCAACGAATAAGGCTTTACACCACCTGACATAGATGATTCAAGTGCTAATTCCGCAATGTCTGCGTCCTCACAATACACTCCTCCGATATCATTAAGCATAGGACTGGTAGCACACCAAACGCTAGTGGCTGCCCCCTGAGAAATTGTCTTTAGATTAGTTGCCACCTCGGGCAAAATGTTCCCTTCTGCATCACAGAAACCCATTTGCTGGAATAACTCCAATGAGGCTTCACGGCCTAATTCAGTTCCATGGATAGAGCCAGGGTGAAGTGAATAAGCGCGGATGTGGAATGCTTTGCCACGATTGTCTAATTCAAGGGCAAACAGGTTGCTGGCCGTTTTTGACTGTCCGTAAGCTTGCAAAGTTTCATATTCCCGTTGTAAAAAATTGGGATCATCAAAATTGAAAGGAGCAAATTGATGTCCCTGAGAA harbors:
- a CDS encoding helix-turn-helix domain-containing protein encodes the protein MDHISKYLTPEIKLSCYEDKFFKSEIVFDQHMLIWFISGETKIIQAEATHRFKTGDIFLIPRNKPATIINYPKDGLPHKTVVMLLTAKILRTFYSNMEVRAKITPVPGIRSFNNHPLLASCLASLIPYFDMKESFPEDLASLKITEAISILRAIDHEIDGVLANFDDPHKVDLIGFMEKNYMFNMPMEKFGYLTGRSLTTFKRDFKKAFNTTPQRWLTQKRLELAHYQLAEQKRKPVEVCYESGFENLSHFSYAFKKYFGYAPKSLLEQKIHPSTDQLVNQVING
- a CDS encoding metallophosphoesterase encodes the protein MTASKLLVIPILTCVLLLVDLYVWQAVKVVFQNNSPQTRTMIKSLFWGLTIITITGLWAYNVINPDILGSRLRTIMVAALFVIYGSKLFSIIFILMDDLFRLFHWSRESVLPSEKVVSGNSKVISRSEFLMKTAVIAASIPATALTWGILSGAHDYRIRHIRLVLKNLPKAFEGMTIAQISDIHSGSFFSKTAVKGGVEMLLKEKPDMVFFTGDLVNDRASKVKDFIQIFDKIKAPMGLFSTLGNHDYGVYLRFPSLQARQRNLHDIKQAHKILGYNLLLDENRMISLGGEKLAILGVENISAKESIFHNNGSLSKALKGTDDAAVKLLLSHDPTHWDKEVNSKFKDIDMMFSGHTHGLQLGLTIGDKSCSPAQWAYEQWAGLYQKGEQQLYVNRGFGYMGYPGRVGMPPEITMFTLSRVSS
- a CDS encoding SDR family NAD(P)-dependent oxidoreductase; protein product: MKAVAEITNYQGKLQQPIGSGFSATSTASDVIKGIDFTGKIAIVTGGNTGIGLETTKILAAAGATVIVPARDIEKAKKNLQEIVNVELEAMDLMNPHSIDAFAEKFLSSDRPLHVLINNAGIMWVPLRRDSRGIESQLATNYLAQFHLTARLWPALKKAHGARVINVSSQGHQFAPFNFDDPNFLQREYETLQAYGQSKTASNLFALELDNRGKAFHIRAYSLHPGSIHGTELGREASLELFQQMGFCDAEGNILPEVATNLKTISQGAATSVWCATSPMLNDIGGVYCEDADIAELALESSMSGGVKPYSLDEANAKRLWTLSEEMIGIGFQTN